Proteins encoded by one window of Lathyrus oleraceus cultivar Zhongwan6 chromosome 1, CAAS_Psat_ZW6_1.0, whole genome shotgun sequence:
- the LOC127115485 gene encoding bidirectional sugar transporter SWEET6b — translation MVKQSLARTTVGIIGNVISFGLFFSPAPTFYGIIKKKSVEEFKPDPYLATLLNCAFWVFYGMPFVHPNSTLVYTINGIGIVFEIVYLTIFYVYSTNKGRKKLVLFLFIEAIFFVAIVLITMLALHGTTKRSLIVGVICDIFNIMMYVSPLTIMAKVIKTKSVKYMPFWLSVANFLNGLCWTTYALLHPFDIYVLISNSVGVVSGLVQLILYACYCSCKGENNEEDDFEMKPTRIHEISISERVRGGG, via the exons ATGGTGAAACAATCGTTAGCTCGCACAACCGTTGGAATCATAG GGAATGTCATCTCTTTTGGCTTGTTTTTCTCACCAGC TCCAACTTTCTATGGAATTATAAAGAAGAAGTCAGTAGAAGAGTTCAAGCCAGATCCATACTTAGCAACATTGTTGAATTGTGCATTTTGGGTATTTTATGGCATGCCTTTTGTGCATCCAAATAGCACTTTAGTTTATACCATCAATGGTATTGGAATTGTATTTGAGATAGTCTATCTTACCATATTTTACGTCTATTCTACTAACAAAGGAAGG AAAAAACTAGTGCTTTTTCTTTTTATTGAGGCTATTTTCTTTGTCGCCATTGTTCTTATAACAATGTTGGCACTTCATGGCACTACAAAAAGATCCTTAATTGTTGGTGTTATATGTGATATCTTCAACATTATGATGTATGTCTCTCCTCTTACAATCATG GCAAAAGTTATAAAAACTAAGAGTGTGAAATATATGCCATTTTGGCTCTCTGTAGCTAACTTTCTCAATGGTTTGTGTTGGACAACATATGCTCTTCTTCACCCCTTTGATATTTATGTCTTG ATAAGCAATAGTGTTGGAGTAGTTTCTGGACTTGTTCAGCTCATTCTATATGCTTGTTATTGTTCTTGCAAAGGTGAAAACAATGAAGAAGATGATTTTGAGATGAAACCAACTAGAATTCATGAAATCTCCATTAGTGAAAGAGTTAGAGGAGGAGGATGA
- the LOC127119826 gene encoding bidirectional sugar transporter SWEET5 — protein sequence MGNNSIARTAVGILGNVISFGLFFSPAPTFYGIIKKKAVEEFKPDPYLATIMNCAFWVLYGMPFVHPDSTLVYTINGVGVVIEIIYLTIFYIYSTNKGRKKLVLIFAIEAIFFTAIVLITMLALHGTTKRSLVVGVICDVFNVMMYFAPLTVMAKVIKTKSVKYMPFWLSLANLLNGLAWSAYALLHPFDIYILICNSIGVVSGIVQLILYACYCSNKGENNEDGDVEMKPTSVHEIRFNGRTTIA from the exons ATGGGAAACAATTCAATAGCTCGTACAGCAGTTGGAATTCTGG GCAATGTAATCTCTTTCGGCTTGTTTTTCTCTCCAGC TCCAACATTTTATGGAATTATAAAGAAGAAAGCTGTAGAAGAGTTCAAACCAGATCCATACTTAGCTACAATAATGAATTGTGCATTTTGGGTATTATATGGAATGCCTTTTGTGCACCCAGACAGCACTTTAGTCTATACCATCAATGGTGTTGGAGTTGTGATTGAGATTATCTATCTCACCATATTTTACATCTATTCTACCAACAAAGGAAGG AAAAAACTAGTCCTTATATTTGCTATTGAGGCTATTTTTTTTACGGCCATTGTACTGATAACAATGTTAGCACTTCATGGGACTACAAAAAGATCTTTAGTGGTTGGTGTTATATGTGATGTCTTCAATGTAATGATGTATTTTGCTCCTTTAACCGTCATG GCAAAGGTTATAAAAACTAAGAGTGTAAAGTATATGCCATTTTGGCTTTCTCTAGCTAATTTATTAAATGGTTTAGCTTGGTCAGCATATGCTCTTCTTCATCCATTCGATATTTATATTTTG ATATGTAACAGTATTGGAGTAGTTTCTGGAATTGTTCAGCTTATTCTATATGCTTGTTATTGTTCTAACAAAGGTGAAAACAATGAAGATGGTGATGTTGAGATGAAACCAACTAGTGTTCATGAAATCAGATTTAATGGAAGAACTACAATAGCATGA
- the LOC127094045 gene encoding uncharacterized protein LOC127094045: MDKEWGFINRPLILDGSNYDYWKAKMAAFLKSMDNKTWKVVIRGWKHPVVIDEDGKATIEPKPAGDWSKEEDELALGNSKALNSLFNGVNKNIFRLINTCTVAKEAWEILKTTHEGTSKVKMSGLHLLTTKFENLKMKDDENIHDFHMSILEIGNSSSALGERMSEEKLMRKILRSLPKTFDTKVTAIEKAQDIRSMRVNELTRSLQTFELGISDRIEKKTKSIAFISNTEDEQNQFDLDTNEGMVNAIVLLGRQFNMLLKRIDRNSRTNFKNIPLDIINTNDFQRRSRTEERSNQGLYVSWSDEDNSESELEEEADKYITTLTGRWESDEDSYDEELSYEELNASYREL; the protein is encoded by the exons ATGGACAAGGAATGGGGATTTATCAACAGACCCCTCATCTtagatggatccaactatgactactggaagGCAAAAATGGCGGCCTTCTTAAAATCTATGGACAACAAGACATGGAAAGTTGTCATTAGAGGATGGAAACATCCTGTTGTGATTGACGAGGATGGAAAGGCAACTATTGAACCGAAACCTGCAGGGGACTGGTCCAAGGAAGAAGATGaattagctcttggaaactccaaagccttGAATTCCCTATTCAATGGTGTGAACAAAAATATATTCAGGCTGATTAATACATGTACTGTAGCTAAAGAAGCTTGGGAAATCCTCAAAactactcatgaaggcacatccaaAGTAAAGATGTCTGGACTTCATCTTCTCACTACCAAATttgagaatctaaagatgaaagatgatgagaatATCCATGACTTTCACATGAGTATTCTTGAAATAGGTAATTCATCTAGTGCTTTGGGAGAAAGGATGTCAGAAGAAAAACTGATGAGAAAAATTCTAAGGTCTCTACCTAAAACATTTGACACGAAGGTCACAGCTATTGAGAAAGCTCAAGACATCAGGTCCATGAGAGTAAATGAGCTTACTAGATCTCTCCAAACTTTTGAGTTAGGTATTAGTGACAGAAttgaaaagaaaaccaaaagcatagcATTTATATCCAACACTGAAGATGAACAAAACCAATTTGACTTGGATACTAATGAAGGAATGGTTAATGCTATAGTGCTTCTAGGAAGACAATTCAATATGCTTCTTAAGAGAATTGACAGGAATTCAAGAACCAATTTCAAGAACATCCCTCTTGACATTATTAATACTAATGACTTCCAGAGAAGATCAAGAACTGAAGAGAGATCAAATCAAG GACTATATGTTTCTTGGTCTGATGAGGACAACTCGGAAAGTGAACTTGAGGAGGAAGCTGATAAATACATTACTACTCTAACTGGAAGATGGGAATCTGATGAAGATTCATATGATGAAGAATTGTCCTATGAAGAACTAAATGCTTCATATAGAGAGCTCTGA